The window TGAGACTGTTTTTGTATAGATTGAAAATCCTCACTTTAATGAATCTGACGTAATGGCTGATATGTGTGATGGAGAAGCATTTAGAAGTCACCCATTGTATGGCATTGATCCTCAAGCACTGCAAGTTATACTTTATTACGACGACCTAGAAATATGCAATCCACTGGGTTCCAGTGTGAAGAAACATAAGCTTGGTATGTACAGATATACTACTCTTGTTATCTAAGCAGGTACTTTCTTGATATATTATGTATGTTAGGGGCATTCTACTTCACACTTGGAAATATTCTTCCAAGGAATCGTTCTCTTCTGCATTCCATTCAGTTGCTGGCTATTGCAAAGACATCCATCATTCAATTATATGGGATTGATGTAATTCTTGAGACGTTTATGACATCTATTAAGATACTTGAGGAGGTGAGGGATGATGAAAGCTTTAGTATGAGTGTTTTACACACAGGGTTATGACAACTCAGGGTAGATTAAGTATAATTTGGGTCTAGTCAACTTTGTTTACACTTTTAGGGTTGCAGAAGTGAGACCCTAGTGTAGACAGAATTGAATCCATGGCATTGTAGGAACATTGTTCTCTTTTGCTCTCCCTAGCTCTCCTATCAACTTGAATCTTCTACTAGAGAGTAAGAACGCAGCAATGCCAATGCAAGAGAAAGAAACTTTGCATGttagtacacacacagacaaggcATGTATTAGTTCAATTGCTCTCCAATCTCATATGAACAACTGTTACTTCTGAGTGAACCCCAGTTTAACCCAGGTACTTGCAGTCTAACACAATCTAATTTGAGTTACCCTGTGTGTGAACTTGCTGAGTGTGATGGTATCAGatacattcaacattttgacCAACATTTGGTATTTCCACTCACATTGTCActcatatacatatacacgtGTTAGGTCAGATAAGGATGGCTCTGTAACGTTTCGATCTAATGAAAAAGGGAGCTCTCTAACGTTTCGATCTAATGAAAAAGGGAGAATGAAATTCTGATAGCAGATGGAAGGATTGATCTGGAGGATCTAAGTTACAAATAACAGGTGTGAAGGGCTAGAAGGACTATTTTATCAAATAGGAGTAACAAAATGCTATAGAAACAAGCAGTAGATAATCCTTTTTGTTGATTAGGGCTATGATTTCCTTGTGAGAGGTACTCAGCGGAACATGAAGGGAACATTACTACTTGTTGCAGCAGATAATCTTGCTTCTCATTATGTGGGAGGTTATAAGGCTCTTCATTCAGCACTTAGGAAATGTCGTTACTGTTTGGCAACTGGTGTTGATATGTCTATGAAAGTGTGGCTTTTAAGAAGTTTACTGGCAACTTACTGTACAATAAAATATTGTACTTTAGTTTACTACTGAGAGTTTTACCAGTCGTACTCGCCCGGGTTGAAGTTCTTGGGCAAGGACTTGGCCTAGGCAAGTCCTTACAAGGACCTGCCCCAGATCTAGACAAGACTTACCAAGTCTTGGTAAGTTCTTACCGAGATCAAGCAAGGACTTTACAAGTAGCAGCAAGTACTTACTAAATACTCGTCAAGAACGAGCAAGGACACGCACGAAAATGTTGCAAACCGCTAGCGCATGCGCCATAGTACtgacatgtatatatatagacctTCTCTTCTTCATCAAACTCTCCAACACAATAATGTTCTAAGTATAGC of the Corticium candelabrum chromosome 2, ooCorCand1.1, whole genome shotgun sequence genome contains:
- the LOC134176418 gene encoding uncharacterized protein LOC134176418; translation: MCSLHHQRKYFKEEFGLHEPSERKLGQELVRKYCGGSSSLVSKGHYCYDVDFLKSLESLLQIDELLEQIENPHFNESDVMADMCDGEAFRSHPLYGIDPQALQVILYYDDLEICNPLGSSVKKHKLGAFYFTLGNILPRNRSLLHSIQLLAIAKTSIIQLYGIDVILETFMTSIKILEEGYDFLVRGTQRNMKGTLLLVAADNLASHYVGGYKALHSALRKCRYCLATGVDMSMKVWLLRSLLATYCTIKYCTLVYY